In Balneolales bacterium ANBcel1, one genomic interval encodes:
- the nadB gene encoding L-aspartate oxidase, with the protein MPDSFDFLVIGSGGAGLSYALRVARFGTVAIITKKDSAESNTNYAQGGLASVVDKEDRFEDHVNDTLIAGAGLCRREVVEMVVRSGPDVVRELLDWGARFTSVDGTLDLGREGGHSRKRIVHAADRTGNEIERALLEALDQHPNIRVFEHHFALELITEHHLGKKVTKYDKDTHCYGAYVFDTRSGHVEQILAKATLLATGGVGQVYQHTTNPSIATGDGIAMAYRAKARVANMEFMQFHPTTLHVPGAKSFLISEAVRGKGGILRTRQGHAFMADYDDRAELAPRDIVARAIDNHLKKSGDECVYLDVTHVDSDVIKEHFPNITQTCLSFGVDITREWIPVVPAAHYLCGGVVTDMEGRTSIHGLYCAGEAACTGLHGANRLASNSLLEAIVFSRRAAEQSMNYIADYGHTPDVPEWDDSGTVNVEEAVLISHNLQELQKVMWDYVGIVRSNLRLERAFRRTRLLYEETESFYQRTRVSVSLCELRNLIANAYMVIRSAMSRKESRGLHYTTDYPEPVDSEKKDTVI; encoded by the coding sequence ATGCCTGACTCTTTTGATTTTCTGGTAATTGGCAGTGGCGGAGCCGGACTCTCCTATGCGCTCAGGGTTGCCCGCTTCGGCACCGTGGCCATCATAACGAAAAAGGATTCGGCCGAGTCCAATACAAACTATGCCCAGGGCGGGCTGGCCAGTGTCGTGGACAAAGAGGACCGGTTTGAGGATCACGTCAATGACACCCTGATTGCAGGAGCCGGCCTGTGCCGCAGGGAAGTGGTGGAGATGGTTGTTCGCAGCGGACCCGATGTGGTGCGGGAACTGCTCGACTGGGGCGCCCGTTTTACCAGCGTCGACGGCACTCTCGATCTGGGCCGGGAAGGGGGACACTCGCGGAAGCGTATTGTCCATGCCGCAGACCGTACCGGCAACGAAATTGAACGGGCCCTGCTTGAAGCACTGGACCAACACCCCAACATCCGGGTTTTTGAACACCATTTTGCCCTGGAACTGATCACCGAGCACCACCTCGGGAAAAAAGTCACAAAATACGACAAGGATACCCACTGCTACGGAGCTTACGTCTTTGATACCCGCTCCGGTCACGTGGAACAGATCCTCGCAAAAGCCACGCTTCTTGCCACCGGCGGAGTCGGCCAGGTCTATCAGCATACCACCAACCCCTCCATCGCCACCGGTGACGGAATCGCCATGGCATACCGGGCTAAAGCGCGTGTGGCCAACATGGAGTTCATGCAGTTTCACCCCACCACTCTGCATGTGCCGGGAGCCAAATCCTTCCTCATCTCCGAGGCTGTTCGGGGAAAGGGGGGTATTCTCCGGACCCGCCAGGGACACGCGTTTATGGCCGATTACGACGACAGAGCCGAACTGGCTCCCCGCGACATCGTTGCCAGGGCTATCGACAACCACCTGAAAAAATCCGGAGATGAGTGTGTCTATCTTGATGTCACTCATGTTGATAGTGATGTAATCAAGGAGCACTTCCCCAACATTACACAGACCTGCCTGTCTTTTGGTGTGGATATTACCAGGGAGTGGATTCCGGTGGTACCGGCGGCGCACTATCTGTGTGGCGGAGTCGTGACCGACATGGAGGGACGAACCTCCATCCACGGACTTTATTGCGCCGGTGAGGCGGCCTGCACCGGTCTGCACGGTGCGAACCGGCTGGCTTCCAACAGTCTGCTGGAGGCGATCGTTTTTTCGAGGCGCGCAGCCGAACAGTCGATGAACTATATCGCCGATTATGGGCACACCCCTGACGTGCCGGAGTGGGACGACAGCGGAACCGTGAATGTCGAAGAAGCCGTGTTGATATCACACAATCTACAAGAGCTTCAAAAGGTTATGTGGGATTATGTGGGAATTGTTCGAAGTAATTTACGGTTGGAGCGGGCGTTCCGCAGAACACGGCTTCTGTACGAGGAGACCGAGAGTTTTTATCAGCGTACGCGGGTGAGTGTCTCATTGTGCGAGCTGAGAAACCTGATTGCAAACGCCTACATGGTGATTCGATCTGCCATGAGCCGGAAGGAAAGCCGCGGCTTGCACTATACAACAGACTACCCTGAACCCGTTGATAGTGAAAAGAAGGATACCGTCATCTGA
- the prfB gene encoding peptide chain release factor 2 (programmed frameshift): MAELAYTTEQVDRLLQRVEALRRYLDYDVRKERIKELEFQAQQPGFWDDAEKAQALMKNLNHEKSWVEKWDQLDERRQNILLFREIMEEGDDVTEEFNAEVVQLQKEVEDLEFKNMLDQPDDRRDALLTINPGAGGTESQDWAEMLYRMYVRWADRAGMDTTVLEYQQGEVAGIKSASLEIKGDFAYGFLKAENGVHRLVRISPFDSNARRHTSFCSVFVTPMVDDEIEIDLKPDDIELQRFHAGGKGGQNVNKVETGVRLVWTGTLSDGRQERVVAECQQERSQLQNREKAMVMLKSRVYDLEKRIQEEQKNAVESTKMKNEWGSQIRSYVFHPYNMVKDHRTGHETSSVDDVMDGEIDPFIKAYLMSDA; this comes from the exons ATGGCAGAATTAGCATACACCACCGAGCAGGTGGACCGGTTATTGCAGCGCGTGGAAGCGCTGAGGAGGTATCTT GACTACGATGTACGCAAAGAACGGATAAAGGAGCTGGAATTCCAGGCGCAGCAACCCGGCTTCTGGGATGATGCCGAAAAGGCACAGGCGCTCATGAAAAACCTCAACCATGAGAAATCGTGGGTGGAGAAGTGGGATCAGCTCGATGAGCGGAGGCAGAATATCCTGCTGTTCCGCGAGATTATGGAAGAGGGGGATGATGTCACAGAGGAGTTCAATGCGGAAGTCGTGCAACTCCAAAAGGAGGTGGAAGACCTCGAGTTCAAGAATATGCTCGATCAGCCCGACGACCGCCGGGACGCGCTACTGACCATCAATCCCGGCGCAGGCGGAACCGAAAGCCAGGACTGGGCCGAAATGCTCTACCGCATGTATGTGCGCTGGGCCGACCGGGCCGGAATGGATACTACCGTGCTGGAGTATCAGCAGGGGGAAGTGGCCGGTATCAAAAGCGCCTCTCTTGAAATAAAGGGGGATTTCGCTTACGGCTTCTTGAAAGCGGAAAACGGCGTGCACCGATTGGTGCGTATCTCTCCGTTTGATAGCAATGCCAGGCGCCACACATCGTTCTGCTCGGTTTTTGTTACACCAATGGTCGATGACGAAATCGAAATCGACCTGAAGCCGGACGATATCGAGCTTCAGCGGTTTCATGCCGGAGGAAAAGGCGGTCAGAATGTGAACAAGGTGGAGACCGGAGTACGGCTCGTCTGGACCGGCACGCTTTCCGACGGCCGGCAGGAACGGGTGGTCGCCGAATGCCAGCAGGAACGGTCACAGCTCCAAAACCGCGAAAAGGCAATGGTGATGCTCAAATCCAGAGTCTATGACCTGGAAAAACGGATCCAGGAAGAGCAGAAAAACGCAGTGGAAAGCACCAAAATGAAAAACGAATGGGGGTCGCAAATCCGCTCCTATGTCTTCCACCCCTACAACATGGTCAAGGACCACCGGACCGGACACGAAACCTCCTCCGTGGATGATGTCATGGATGGCGAGATCGACCCCTTCATAAAAGCATACCTCATGTCTGATGCCTGA